CAGACAGTCAAAGAATGCTTCAAATGAATGGTGGTGATTTCTTATTTTCAGACACAATTACAGAGGGCGTACATAATTTACACCTTTCTCAGGCCAATTCAGCCGGATTAAAGATTCAATACACATTTAATTCTCCGGGGCCCATTCATGTGGTAGGTACTTTTGATGGAGATTCGACAAAGCTATATGTAAATGGTGTCTTTGTAGGAAAAACAGGAAAGGGACCGCTTCAATCCTCCACCAATGCGACATTTGTAGGTAATGCGGTGGCCATTGACGAATTATTTTTCTATGATCGTGCTTTAACACAAGAAGAGATTTCAGCGTTTTACCAATCGTATCCTGACACAAGCGGACAAACTAATTCATTTGCACTGCGAAAAGGTATTGAAAAACGAGCAGATATAAACGCTCCGATTTGCGAGTCATTGACACTTAGTCCGAATCCGACCACCGGCAAAGTAATCATCACTACTAACCGTTATATAAAACATGCAAATATCAGTGTGATAAATATTGCCGGACAGCTTTTATCGGAGCAAAAGGAACTAGAGGGTAATAAATTCTACCTTGATATTTCAGCATACCCTGCCGGCGTGTATATTGTAGCGTTACATAAAGCCGGAAAATCACTAAGGATTAAATTACTGAAGTATTAACGCTGAGGTTAATTTACCCGATCACCTTAGTTCGGAACTATAGAGGAAAAGCAAACTAAACATCATACAGAAGCGGTAGCGTTCGAAATGTAGGTTTACTACTTTTTGCTAAAGGCTAGGAAGGATATTTTTTTGGGATTAAAGAATGATATTTGTATCTTAGCTCTGCAAAAAGTTCTTGTATAAAGTTAAACAATCATAAACAAACAACAAGGGTAACTTTAAGGGTACCTATGTTTGTAACACTCTTAATAATAGTGACTTAATTAGTGAATTCGAGTCCCAGCGGGATCACGAAAAGCCTCAGAGAAATCTGGGGCTTTTTGCGTTTTATCTCTAATACCTTGAAGATATAGCCAATGATATTAATCGAACTTAATAAACATCTGGTTAAAATTCAGGATCATTTTGCTGAATTGACGAATCACATCCTGTCCTATGTTTCCATAAACAGTTTCTTTATTGATTTTAGCTTTTAATAAACTAACATTCTTAAGGGGAACCTGCCTTCCCAATATATGGAAGGTGTGATTCACTTTGAATCCCTCATGCTCAATCTTTCCGCCGGCACCGCCCATACCAATCTTAACGGACTGGTACTGCTTGTCAATGTTTTTTTTATTTTCCTGATAAAATGGCGCATATAACATCGTTTTATCGGCACCGGTATCAAAAGTAAAATGTCTTCCATCTATGTAAATGAGCGGAGTCAGGCCGTCAATTGCCATATTCGATTGCATATTGATTTTTGTATCCTCATATGGCACAATAAAATAATCGTCTTGTGTCAGCTGTACTTCATTTAAAGCCTCAATAACAGGAAACCCAAGAATGCCGTTGATCTGATAGTTGATTTGCGGAAAGCGAAGTGCACTGTCCGCAAATACAAGAAATACAGCATTTTCCACTGTAACATTCCCCAGGACCAGTTTTTTACAAACGGCAAGATCTGCTTTAACAGAAATGCCGGTAACTGCATCCACATCAATACCAGCAGAGATGACCTTCATTTTTAAGCGCCTGGCAGCGGATGCTGAAACCGTAGAAATATTAGCTCCTGTATCAAAAATAAAGTTCATGGTATCTTTTCCTGTATTTACTTTCAGGTTTTTTAAGCCTGCAATGTCTTTTTCCATCTTAAGACGGGTGCTGCCATTAATGGAAACCTGTTGTCGGAGTTCATGCTCCAGGGCAGTCCATATTTTCAGGTTATTTCTTAAGTCATTTTTTTCATCCGCTGTAAGTAAGTCAGGATATTGGTTGAGGGCAGTTTGCACGGCATTCTTTGCGCCCGCATAATCGTACTGCTTCATGCAGTTGTCCTCTTTAATAAGCCGGACTTTAAGCATCAGTGAATCCGGAAGTATGGCTTTTGAGGCTTCCAGTTTCAGAATTTTCCGGTTGGATTCCTCGGGCTTGTTAAAAGCATTGTCGAGCACCGCCCCTATAAAATACTGGTGCGCAATGGGTAATTTGCTATTCGTTCTGGCAAAAAGCTGGTTGAGTTTAAAAAAATTCTTTTGATTGATCTGCTCATATAGGACATCAAACGCAGAATGATGAGTCTGGCCGAAGCTGGTAAAAGATACCAACAACATAACAAACCATACCACCATATGTATCACCTTCATAAT
This region of Pedobacter steynii genomic DNA includes:
- a CDS encoding retropepsin-like aspartic protease → MKNSGTIMKVIHMVVWFVMLLVSFTSFGQTHHSAFDVLYEQINQKNFFKLNQLFARTNSKLPIAHQYFIGAVLDNAFNKPEESNRKILKLEASKAILPDSLMLKVRLIKEDNCMKQYDYAGAKNAVQTALNQYPDLLTADEKNDLRNNLKIWTALEHELRQQVSINGSTRLKMEKDIAGLKNLKVNTGKDTMNFIFDTGANISTVSASAARRLKMKVISAGIDVDAVTGISVKADLAVCKKLVLGNVTVENAVFLVFADSALRFPQINYQINGILGFPVIEALNEVQLTQDDYFIVPYEDTKINMQSNMAIDGLTPLIYIDGRHFTFDTGADKTMLYAPFYQENKKNIDKQYQSVKIGMGGAGGKIEHEGFKVNHTFHILGRQVPLKNVSLLKAKINKETVYGNIGQDVIRQFSKMILNFNQMFIKFD